In Sphingobacterium sp. PCS056, the following proteins share a genomic window:
- a CDS encoding SusC/RagA family TonB-linked outer membrane protein yields the protein MKGFTFKTSVLGLSLLSCLSGMTDLHASMIPHSRWTKPLQQEIRGIVRNENGEALVGVTVMVAGTTVGTSTSADGSYRILLPNGKSQLVFSIVGYSSQTLTVTGQKLDVQMKASGTVLEELVVIGYGSSNKKDLTGAVTTVSSKDFNAGLVGSPEQLINGKTAGVQVMSNSGSPSAGSTIRIRGGASLSASNDPLIVLDGVPLETGGISGNSGNFLSLINPNDIESMTVLKDASATAIYGSRASNGVLLITTKKGKGDTLRLSFSSIVSMQQALGVADMMSREEFADLINTKGTAAQKNLLGNASTDWLEEVFQQAMGTDNNVSLQGKIAKTLPFRASVGYYDQQGTLRTDRSERITGGVVLTPTFFDQHLSVNLNLKGARNNNRFANTDAIWSAIAFNPTQPIYSGVDAYGGYYESLDNAGLPATGANLNPLGLIKQEKHRSTVNRGIGNLDMDYKFHFLPALKAHVTIGYDYAKGSGSNHIPASAANNFLIGGAYDAYEQTLKNKLFTGYLTYNKTFPTIKSTVEFTAGHDYQHWSSTRPAISYFNEAGDLRSTGIASDERHTLISWYGRLNYNYDSRYLLTATIRKDGTSRFSPENRWGTFPSLALAWRLSEESFLKDVSFLDDLKLRGSYGITGQQEGIGNYEYLPVYTQGTPYAQYRFGDQYHLVYRPSVYNRDLRWETTKAFNYGLDFSLWKARVSGSVEYYTRKTHDLLANVPVAAGTNFDQNATINVGNVESRGWEFQLNTVPVQTDNLRWEVNINATNQHTQVTNIALVQDASSVGSYVGPVVSGRGIQILTTGYQPYMFYVYKQLYDDAGKPLEGIYADLNGDGAIDEKDLYRYESPAAKWLFGFNTQLSYKKWTAATTLRANLGNYVFNNTKMNLSAWETVQYVDPALNNLHRDYFNTGFQSRQYYSDYYVENASFLRMENFSLGYNFGKIGKVSNLRVGAIVQNVFVISNYSGNDPEVPSGFDSSFYPRSRTYSLSLNLDF from the coding sequence ATGAAGGGTTTTACATTTAAAACAAGTGTATTGGGTTTGTCTTTGCTTTCGTGTTTAAGCGGGATGACCGATCTGCATGCGAGTATGATACCGCATAGCAGATGGACAAAACCCCTGCAACAAGAAATACGGGGAATTGTGCGTAACGAAAATGGGGAGGCTTTGGTAGGGGTGACAGTGATGGTAGCGGGTACAACAGTAGGTACATCCACATCAGCTGATGGGTCTTATCGGATCTTGTTACCTAATGGCAAGTCGCAACTTGTATTTTCCATAGTAGGTTATAGCAGTCAAACGTTGACTGTGACTGGCCAAAAGCTGGATGTGCAGATGAAGGCTAGTGGTACGGTATTGGAAGAATTGGTCGTGATCGGCTACGGTAGTTCCAATAAAAAAGATCTGACTGGCGCGGTGACAACGGTAAGCAGTAAGGATTTTAATGCAGGATTGGTCGGTTCTCCAGAACAATTGATCAATGGTAAGACTGCTGGGGTGCAAGTGATGTCCAATAGCGGTTCGCCCTCTGCGGGAAGCACGATCCGTATCCGTGGAGGAGCATCGCTAAGTGCGAGCAATGATCCTTTGATCGTACTGGATGGTGTGCCTTTGGAAACGGGTGGTATCAGCGGTAATAGTGGCAATTTTTTAAGCTTGATCAATCCCAATGATATCGAGAGCATGACGGTATTGAAAGATGCCTCTGCAACGGCTATTTATGGTTCTCGGGCATCCAATGGGGTTTTGTTGATTACCACAAAAAAAGGAAAAGGGGATACCTTACGACTTTCATTTTCGTCGATCGTATCAATGCAGCAGGCTTTGGGGGTTGCGGACATGATGTCACGTGAAGAATTTGCAGATCTGATCAATACCAAAGGTACTGCAGCACAGAAAAATTTATTGGGCAATGCCTCTACGGACTGGTTGGAAGAAGTTTTCCAACAGGCAATGGGTACTGATAATAATGTGAGCTTGCAGGGTAAAATAGCCAAGACATTACCGTTTCGTGCTTCCGTTGGTTATTATGATCAACAGGGGACCTTGCGAACGGATAGGAGCGAACGGATCACAGGTGGGGTGGTGCTGACGCCAACTTTTTTTGATCAGCACTTATCTGTAAATCTGAATTTGAAAGGTGCCAGAAACAACAATCGTTTTGCGAATACGGATGCCATATGGTCTGCCATCGCTTTTAATCCGACACAACCGATCTATTCGGGAGTGGACGCCTATGGGGGTTATTACGAAAGTTTGGACAATGCGGGTCTCCCAGCTACAGGAGCTAATCTGAATCCGCTGGGTCTGATTAAACAAGAGAAACATCGCAGTACTGTCAATCGAGGTATCGGAAATCTGGATATGGATTATAAGTTTCATTTTTTACCGGCCTTAAAGGCACATGTGACCATCGGGTATGACTACGCCAAGGGTAGTGGTTCTAATCATATTCCAGCAAGTGCGGCAAATAATTTTTTGATTGGCGGTGCATATGATGCGTATGAGCAGACCCTTAAAAATAAATTATTTACAGGTTATCTGACTTATAACAAAACTTTTCCCACAATCAAAAGTACGGTAGAGTTTACGGCAGGACACGACTATCAGCATTGGAGCTCAACAAGACCTGCCATTAGTTATTTTAATGAAGCCGGAGATTTGCGTTCTACAGGGATCGCTTCGGACGAAAGACACACCTTGATTTCTTGGTATGGCCGATTGAATTATAATTACGATAGCCGCTATCTGTTGACTGCCACGATCAGAAAAGACGGTACTTCCAGATTTAGTCCAGAAAATCGTTGGGGAACATTTCCATCGCTTGCCCTGGCTTGGAGACTTTCGGAAGAATCTTTTTTAAAAGATGTATCTTTTTTGGATGATCTTAAACTTCGTGGTAGTTATGGGATCACAGGGCAGCAAGAAGGGATCGGCAATTACGAATATCTGCCGGTGTATACCCAAGGTACTCCCTATGCTCAATATCGTTTTGGCGATCAATACCATCTGGTGTACCGTCCATCGGTCTACAACAGAGATTTAAGGTGGGAAACGACTAAAGCTTTTAACTACGGCTTGGATTTTTCATTATGGAAAGCACGAGTTTCTGGTTCTGTCGAATACTATACCCGCAAAACACATGATCTACTTGCCAATGTACCTGTTGCTGCAGGGACAAATTTTGATCAAAATGCGACCATCAATGTGGGTAATGTGGAAAGCAGAGGTTGGGAGTTTCAGTTAAATACAGTGCCTGTTCAGACCGATAATCTAAGATGGGAAGTAAATATCAATGCGACCAATCAACATACTCAGGTGACCAATATTGCTCTGGTACAGGACGCTTCATCCGTAGGAAGTTATGTAGGACCGGTAGTCAGTGGACGGGGTATACAGATATTGACCACAGGATACCAACCGTATATGTTTTATGTCTATAAGCAGTTATATGATGATGCTGGAAAACCATTAGAAGGTATCTATGCTGACCTAAATGGCGATGGAGCTATAGATGAAAAGGATCTATACCGGTATGAATCACCTGCTGCGAAGTGGTTATTTGGTTTCAATACGCAATTGTCTTACAAGAAATGGACAGCGGCTACGACTTTGAGAGCTAATCTAGGTAATTATGTATTCAACAATACCAAAATGAATCTCAGCGCTTGGGAGACGGTACAGTACGTAGACCCAGCACTTAATAATCTGCATCGCGATTATTTCAATACTGGATTTCAAAGCAGACAATATTATTCAGATTATTATGTTGAAAATGCTTCGTTCTTACGGATGGAAAACTTTTCGCTGGGCTATAATTTTGGGAAGATCGGAAAGGTGTCCAATCTTCGAGTGGGTGCTATCGTACAAAATGTATTTGTGATCAGTAACTATAGCGGTAATGATCCGGAGGTCCCTAGTGGCTTTGATAGTTCCTTCTATCCGCGTTCCCGCACATATTCTTTAAGCTTAAATTTAGATTTTTAA
- a CDS encoding two-component regulator propeller domain-containing protein: MMRTVYLFFLLFLSLCGPSVFGQSLDFQFFRNIGLGAKASTVHCFAQDSLGILWLGSNNGLYSYDGYSLHAPTEAALPYQTFIYSIAVLDGTHLALGTGKGVFLYNYREDRYEVFPTGSPSDVRSLLLVGDQLWIGSISGLYGYDTKTKKLTNYGKTWYQDLDGQAIYALSTQSDKILVGTYKGLYQLHPARKEVKKLVLPDYKSGSNQFVNSIFSLTSAKITFIGTEYGLYRYDNNTEKLSKAPVLQNHPIKSMATKDGQTLLIGTDDGLFEYQPSVHTLLRTKHDSRNPYSLANNIIWSIYRDRSNNMWVGTDLGISLWSNQQKEKNFPIYQFTNSSDGNRFYKVFKDRAGWYWLGGDNGLIRTRGLGQKDFESYWYRMDAAPYKLPHNRIRDIYEDVAGHLWIASDGGVNVFDAQTKQFRSFDIVDSNGMRNAKWAYNILEDKQGNLWIATYMGGIFKVNKNKLLSSSGSFIANKNYTQSDGLLADFANQIVDNGRGKILALFYNMGISSIDPVTGKVEEWKDKEGKSLNQSTFMLKDREGTVWIGQHGELRRVDKNDRSDLLVFDPVVKGEVTAMVEVGDEIWLSTSGGVWSVNKKSLKPELLKYSHDITAMYFDQLQHEVVLGGINELTVLPEKVIDEFKQKTKKIVLTAMYVNNEAYGNYGYGLRYRNEITLDHDQNNLRLEFSDLDYGNHLGHRLAYNFKDKNENWIPLERGDNKVLLSNLRSGDYHLQLTKVDLSGNVVSDIYEYHIVIKPIWYASIWAKIAYVLAGLGLIMWVMNFFRVRNTLKWERRERHKVLELTRMKMDFLTAISHELKTPLSLILAPVSQLMRKTKNSENKKSLEGVHRNALKINNLIQEVMAFDKAENQDLSIPNLLNSQIDLVAYVKQITEEWQNNTAYAHLEFYFSSDIESVFIYTDVSKLGSILNNLLSNACKYNRQEKGSVAVKINKGEGTLNLAIVDTGIGIGQEDLPYICSKFYRSSSDEVNRLEGTGVGLYLVKNYCDQLGWEMDIVSTYQVGTAVSIRMFMDRGELKEEGEENIPSDKRRLLIVEDNEELSSFLKVALESYYHCKVAKDGHEAIQLINEHEFLPDIIISDAMMPVMGGLELAKKLRQNTLTSTIPIILLTAKNDDLIQREWVAVGIDAYMAKPFDLEVLKMQLLHLLDKKDRLATQLRIQEISQPRVSSDQVSPDEKLLSKVTAIIEKNIDDSDFSVQRLAEDTDTGAKQLYRKIKQMTGYTPVEYIRTIRIKKAALLLQQKKFTVAEVMYMVGYTNASYFSKCFQAEFGVTPKAYMDRKD, encoded by the coding sequence TGACGGTACTCATCTTGCTTTGGGGACAGGTAAAGGTGTTTTTTTATACAATTATCGGGAAGATCGGTACGAAGTATTTCCAACGGGTAGCCCTTCAGATGTCAGGTCGCTCCTGTTAGTTGGTGATCAACTATGGATCGGTTCCATCTCTGGTTTATATGGCTACGACACGAAAACCAAGAAACTGACCAATTACGGAAAAACTTGGTATCAAGATTTGGATGGACAAGCCATTTATGCTTTATCCACTCAATCCGATAAAATTTTAGTGGGTACTTACAAGGGGCTGTATCAACTCCATCCTGCTCGTAAAGAGGTGAAGAAATTGGTTTTACCAGATTATAAATCGGGTAGTAATCAATTTGTCAATTCTATTTTTTCTTTGACTTCGGCTAAAATAACATTTATAGGAACGGAATATGGCCTGTACAGGTATGATAACAACACTGAAAAGCTGTCTAAAGCACCGGTACTGCAAAATCATCCGATCAAATCCATGGCGACAAAAGATGGCCAAACGTTATTGATCGGAACAGATGATGGTCTCTTTGAATATCAGCCTAGTGTTCACACGCTTTTGAGAACCAAGCATGATTCCCGAAATCCGTATTCCTTAGCCAATAATATTATTTGGAGTATCTATCGGGATCGTAGCAACAATATGTGGGTTGGCACAGACTTGGGCATCTCCCTATGGTCAAACCAACAAAAGGAGAAAAATTTTCCCATTTATCAGTTTACCAATAGTAGCGATGGGAATCGATTTTACAAAGTATTCAAAGATCGTGCGGGATGGTATTGGCTTGGTGGCGACAATGGTTTGATTCGGACCAGAGGATTGGGGCAAAAAGATTTCGAAAGTTACTGGTACCGGATGGATGCTGCTCCATATAAACTTCCCCATAATCGGATTCGGGATATCTATGAGGATGTTGCGGGACATTTATGGATAGCTTCTGACGGTGGGGTCAACGTATTTGATGCCCAGACCAAACAGTTTAGAAGTTTTGATATTGTGGATTCAAATGGCATGAGAAATGCAAAATGGGCCTATAATATCTTAGAGGATAAGCAGGGGAATCTTTGGATAGCAACCTATATGGGTGGTATATTTAAGGTCAATAAAAATAAACTTCTATCCTCTTCGGGATCTTTTATTGCTAATAAAAATTATACTCAATCTGATGGATTATTGGCCGATTTTGCCAATCAGATCGTTGACAATGGACGGGGCAAAATTTTGGCTCTGTTTTATAACATGGGTATCAGTAGCATTGATCCTGTGACGGGAAAAGTGGAAGAATGGAAAGATAAAGAGGGTAAATCGTTGAACCAATCAACGTTTATGTTGAAAGATCGGGAGGGTACGGTGTGGATAGGGCAGCATGGTGAATTGAGGCGGGTAGACAAAAATGATCGTAGTGATCTTCTTGTTTTCGATCCTGTGGTCAAAGGAGAAGTCACCGCTATGGTAGAGGTCGGTGATGAGATCTGGCTTTCCACCAGTGGAGGCGTGTGGAGTGTAAATAAAAAAAGCTTAAAACCCGAGTTACTGAAGTACAGCCATGATATAACGGCGATGTATTTTGACCAACTTCAACATGAAGTCGTTCTGGGCGGAATCAATGAGCTGACGGTGTTACCTGAAAAAGTGATTGATGAATTCAAGCAAAAGACGAAAAAAATTGTCCTCACTGCGATGTATGTGAACAATGAGGCCTACGGTAATTACGGTTATGGTTTGCGCTACAGAAATGAAATCACGTTAGATCATGACCAGAATAACCTGAGACTTGAATTTTCGGATCTGGATTATGGCAATCATCTTGGGCACCGTTTAGCCTATAATTTTAAGGATAAAAATGAAAATTGGATCCCGCTGGAGCGTGGAGATAATAAAGTCCTGCTTTCCAATTTAAGATCGGGTGATTATCATCTGCAGTTGACAAAAGTGGATCTTTCTGGAAACGTAGTGTCGGATATCTATGAATACCATATTGTGATCAAGCCTATCTGGTATGCGTCTATATGGGCTAAAATCGCTTACGTACTGGCAGGTCTTGGTCTGATCATGTGGGTGATGAACTTTTTTCGTGTGCGCAATACCTTAAAATGGGAAAGACGTGAACGGCACAAAGTTTTGGAACTGACCCGAATGAAAATGGATTTTTTAACCGCGATCTCCCATGAGCTGAAAACACCACTCAGTTTAATTTTAGCTCCTGTCAGCCAATTGATGCGCAAGACAAAAAACAGTGAAAATAAGAAAAGCTTAGAGGGGGTGCATCGCAATGCGCTTAAAATAAATAACTTGATTCAAGAAGTAATGGCATTTGATAAAGCCGAAAATCAAGATTTATCAATACCTAATTTACTCAATTCGCAAATTGATCTCGTCGCGTATGTCAAACAGATCACCGAAGAATGGCAAAATAATACGGCTTATGCACATCTGGAATTTTATTTTAGTTCAGATATAGAAAGTGTTTTTATCTATACAGATGTCTCCAAGTTGGGATCCATTTTAAATAATCTGCTGTCCAATGCATGTAAATATAATCGGCAGGAAAAGGGATCGGTTGCTGTTAAGATCAACAAGGGCGAGGGAACATTAAACCTGGCTATTGTCGATACTGGAATAGGGATCGGCCAAGAAGATCTGCCTTATATCTGCAGCAAATTCTACCGTTCATCTTCCGATGAGGTCAATCGACTTGAGGGAACGGGCGTAGGCTTGTATCTGGTCAAGAATTACTGTGATCAATTGGGTTGGGAAATGGATATTGTATCCACTTATCAGGTGGGAACCGCGGTATCGATTAGGATGTTTATGGATCGGGGAGAGCTTAAGGAAGAAGGTGAAGAAAACATACCTTCAGATAAACGGAGGCTCCTAATTGTGGAGGATAATGAAGAATTGTCGTCTTTCTTAAAAGTAGCCCTCGAATCCTACTACCACTGTAAGGTGGCGAAAGATGGCCATGAAGCCATACAGTTGATCAATGAGCATGAATTTTTACCAGATATCATCATTTCTGATGCGATGATGCCGGTAATGGGAGGACTTGAATTAGCCAAAAAATTAAGGCAAAACACACTGACATCAACCATACCTATTATTTTATTGACCGCCAAGAATGATGATCTGATCCAACGTGAATGGGTTGCGGTGGGCATAGATGCGTATATGGCTAAACCTTTCGATCTGGAAGTCCTTAAGATGCAGTTGCTGCATTTACTGGACAAAAAAGATAGACTGGCAACCCAGCTGCGTATCCAGGAGATCAGTCAGCCGAGGGTGAGCAGTGACCAGGTATCCCCAGATGAAAAGTTACTGAGTAAAGTGACAGCGATCATCGAAAAGAATATCGATGATTCGGATTTTTCGGTACAGCGACTTGCTGAAGACACGGATACTGGAGCAAAGCAATTGTACCGTAAGATTAAACAAATGACGGGCTATACTCCGGTCGAATATATTCGGACGATCCGGATCAAAAAGGCAGCTCTTTTATTGCAACAGAAAAAGTTTACCGTTGCCGAAGTAATGTATATGGTCGGTTATACTAATGCTTCTTATTTTTCCAAATGCTTTCAGGCAGAGTTTGGTGTCACACCGAAAGCTTATATGGATCGAAAAGACTAA